A section of the Primulina eburnea isolate SZY01 chromosome 1, ASM2296580v1, whole genome shotgun sequence genome encodes:
- the LOC140834605 gene encoding serine carboxypeptidase-like 51 isoform X3 codes for MEKSHFVVPLFAYLVFFIPFFLRVSAAKAAGTGDGSEAWGYAEVRPRAHMFWWYYRSPNREQDPNKPWPIILWLQGGPGASGVGIGNFEEIGPLDTDLKPRNSTWLSVADLLFVDNPVGTGYSFVEDPKILVKTDYEAATDLTTLLIQVFNRNQSLQKSPLYIVAESYGGKYAVTLGLSVLKAVESGKLKLKLGGIALGDTWISPEDFVFSWGPLLKDVSRLDNNGLKKSNRSTFASFMFLFLRRKYIVAMMINLHSENSLAEQIKQELDAGEFEEATDSWSELEDVITTSSNSVDFYNFLLDSGMDPVSLTASELSQHIAINRYSRYLNSMRSTAGGDGDLDSLMNGVIKKKLKIIPKDVQWGGQSDLVFSALEADFMKPRIDEVDELLAKGVNMTIYSGQLDVICSTKGTEAWVSKLK; via the exons ATGGAAAAGTCCCATTTTGTTGTACCTCTTTTTGCTTATCTCGTGTTCTTCATTCCGTTTTTTCTTCGAGTATCAGCAGCTAAAGCTGCAGGAACTGGAGATGGATCAGAGGCGTGGGGATATGCTGAAGTCAGGCCCA GAGCCCACATGTTTTGGTGGTATTACAGAAGTCCAAACAGGGAGCAAGATCCAAACAAGCCATGGCCAATCATTCTTTGGCTACAGGGTGGACCT GGTGCTTCTGGAGTTGGGATTGGGAATTTTGAAGAAATTGGGCCATTGGATACAGATTTGAAGCCTAGAAATTCGACATGGCTGAGCGTTGCCGATCTCTTATTCGTG GATAATCCTGTTGGAACTGGATACAGTTTTGTGGAAGATCCAAAAATTTTGGTGAAAACTGATTATGAAGCTGCGACTGATTTAACTACACTTTTGATTCAAGTTTTTAATAGAAACCAGTCTCTCCAAAAGAGCCCACTTTATATAGTTGCAGAATCTTATGGAGGAAAATATGCTGTTACCCTTGGATTATCAGTTCTCAAAGCTGTAGAATCTGGAAAATTAAAGCTCAAACTTGGAG GAATTGCATTGGGTGACACTTGGATTTCACCAGAAGATTTTGTG TTTTCATGGGGTCCTCTCCTCAAAGATGTCTCCAGGCTAGACAACAATGGCCTAAAAAAATCAAACAGGTCTACTTTTGCTTCATTCATGTTCTTGTTTCTCAGAAGAAAATATATTGTTGCTATGATGATAAATTTACATTCAGAAAACAGTTTGGCTGAGCAAATTAAACAAGAACTTGATGCCGGTGAGTTCGAAGAGGCTACCGACTCATGGAGCGAGCTCGAGGATGTTATTACTACTAGCAGTAACTCAGTT GATTTCTACAATTTCCTATTGGATTCAGGGATGGACCCTGTATCATTAACAGCTTCGGAGCTATCTCAGCACATAGCTATTAACCGGTACTCGAGATATTTGAATTCAATGAGGTCTACTGCAGGTGGTGATGGTGATCTTGATAGTTTAATGAATGGTGTGATAAAAAAGAAACTGAAGATTATACCAAAAGATGTTCA ATGGGGTGGGCAATCAGATCTTGTTTTCTCTGCATTAGAAGCAGATTTCATGAAGCCAAGGATCGATGAG GTTGATGAGTTGCTGGCTAAAGGAGTCAATATGACCATTTACAGCGGCCAA TTAGATGTCATCTGCTCAACAAAAGGAACCGAAGCATGGGTGTCAAAGCTCAAGTAA
- the LOC140834605 gene encoding serine carboxypeptidase-like 51 isoform X1: protein MEKSHFVVPLFAYLVFFIPFFLRVSAAKAAGTGDGSEAWGYAEVRPRAHMFWWYYRSPNREQDPNKPWPIILWLQGGPGASGVGIGNFEEIGPLDTDLKPRNSTWLSVADLLFVDNPVGTGYSFVEDPKILVKTDYEAATDLTTLLIQVFNRNQSLQKSPLYIVAESYGGKYAVTLGLSVLKAVESGKLKLKLGGIALGDTWISPEDFVFSWGPLLKDVSRLDNNGLKKSNRSTFASFMFLFLRRKYIVAMMINLHSENSLAEQIKQELDAGEFEEATDSWSELEDVITTSSNSVDFYNFLLDSGMDPVSLTASELSQHIAINRYSRYLNSMRSTAGGDGDLDSLMNGVIKKKLKIIPKDVQWGGQSDLVFSALEADFMKPRIDEVDELLAKGVNMTIYSGQLDVICSTKGTEAWVSKLKWDGLRSFLSMDRTPIYCGQEKMTKGYFKFYKNLHFYWILGAGHFVPVDQPCVALSMIRGVTQSPVA, encoded by the exons ATGGAAAAGTCCCATTTTGTTGTACCTCTTTTTGCTTATCTCGTGTTCTTCATTCCGTTTTTTCTTCGAGTATCAGCAGCTAAAGCTGCAGGAACTGGAGATGGATCAGAGGCGTGGGGATATGCTGAAGTCAGGCCCA GAGCCCACATGTTTTGGTGGTATTACAGAAGTCCAAACAGGGAGCAAGATCCAAACAAGCCATGGCCAATCATTCTTTGGCTACAGGGTGGACCT GGTGCTTCTGGAGTTGGGATTGGGAATTTTGAAGAAATTGGGCCATTGGATACAGATTTGAAGCCTAGAAATTCGACATGGCTGAGCGTTGCCGATCTCTTATTCGTG GATAATCCTGTTGGAACTGGATACAGTTTTGTGGAAGATCCAAAAATTTTGGTGAAAACTGATTATGAAGCTGCGACTGATTTAACTACACTTTTGATTCAAGTTTTTAATAGAAACCAGTCTCTCCAAAAGAGCCCACTTTATATAGTTGCAGAATCTTATGGAGGAAAATATGCTGTTACCCTTGGATTATCAGTTCTCAAAGCTGTAGAATCTGGAAAATTAAAGCTCAAACTTGGAG GAATTGCATTGGGTGACACTTGGATTTCACCAGAAGATTTTGTG TTTTCATGGGGTCCTCTCCTCAAAGATGTCTCCAGGCTAGACAACAATGGCCTAAAAAAATCAAACAGGTCTACTTTTGCTTCATTCATGTTCTTGTTTCTCAGAAGAAAATATATTGTTGCTATGATGATAAATTTACATTCAGAAAACAGTTTGGCTGAGCAAATTAAACAAGAACTTGATGCCGGTGAGTTCGAAGAGGCTACCGACTCATGGAGCGAGCTCGAGGATGTTATTACTACTAGCAGTAACTCAGTT GATTTCTACAATTTCCTATTGGATTCAGGGATGGACCCTGTATCATTAACAGCTTCGGAGCTATCTCAGCACATAGCTATTAACCGGTACTCGAGATATTTGAATTCAATGAGGTCTACTGCAGGTGGTGATGGTGATCTTGATAGTTTAATGAATGGTGTGATAAAAAAGAAACTGAAGATTATACCAAAAGATGTTCA ATGGGGTGGGCAATCAGATCTTGTTTTCTCTGCATTAGAAGCAGATTTCATGAAGCCAAGGATCGATGAG GTTGATGAGTTGCTGGCTAAAGGAGTCAATATGACCATTTACAGCGGCCAA TTAGATGTCATCTGCTCAACAAAAGGAACCGAAGCATGGGTGTCAAAGCTCAA ATGGGATGGGCTGAGAAGTTTCTTGAGCATGGATAGAACACCAATCTATTGCGGGCAAGAAAAGATGACAAAGggttatttcaaattttacaaGAACTTACATTTCTACTGGATTCTTGGAGCTGGCCACTTT GTACCGGTTGACCAGCCCTGTGTGGCACTGAGCATGATTCGTGGCGTCACTCAGTCTCCAGTCGCATAG
- the LOC140834605 gene encoding serine carboxypeptidase-like 51 isoform X2, with the protein MEKSHFVVPLFAYLVFFIPFFLRVSAAKAAGTGDGSEAWGYAEVRPRAHMFWWYYRSPNREQDPNKPWPIILWLQGGPGASGVGIGNFEEIGPLDTDLKPRNSTWLSVADLLFVDNPVGTGYSFVEDPKILVKTDYEAATDLTTLLIQVFNRNQSLQKSPLYIVAESYGGKYAVTLGLSVLKAVESGKLKLKLGGIALGDTWISPEDFVFSWGPLLKDVSRLDNNGLKKSNSLAEQIKQELDAGEFEEATDSWSELEDVITTSSNSVDFYNFLLDSGMDPVSLTASELSQHIAINRYSRYLNSMRSTAGGDGDLDSLMNGVIKKKLKIIPKDVQWGGQSDLVFSALEADFMKPRIDEVDELLAKGVNMTIYSGQLDVICSTKGTEAWVSKLKWDGLRSFLSMDRTPIYCGQEKMTKGYFKFYKNLHFYWILGAGHFVPVDQPCVALSMIRGVTQSPVA; encoded by the exons ATGGAAAAGTCCCATTTTGTTGTACCTCTTTTTGCTTATCTCGTGTTCTTCATTCCGTTTTTTCTTCGAGTATCAGCAGCTAAAGCTGCAGGAACTGGAGATGGATCAGAGGCGTGGGGATATGCTGAAGTCAGGCCCA GAGCCCACATGTTTTGGTGGTATTACAGAAGTCCAAACAGGGAGCAAGATCCAAACAAGCCATGGCCAATCATTCTTTGGCTACAGGGTGGACCT GGTGCTTCTGGAGTTGGGATTGGGAATTTTGAAGAAATTGGGCCATTGGATACAGATTTGAAGCCTAGAAATTCGACATGGCTGAGCGTTGCCGATCTCTTATTCGTG GATAATCCTGTTGGAACTGGATACAGTTTTGTGGAAGATCCAAAAATTTTGGTGAAAACTGATTATGAAGCTGCGACTGATTTAACTACACTTTTGATTCAAGTTTTTAATAGAAACCAGTCTCTCCAAAAGAGCCCACTTTATATAGTTGCAGAATCTTATGGAGGAAAATATGCTGTTACCCTTGGATTATCAGTTCTCAAAGCTGTAGAATCTGGAAAATTAAAGCTCAAACTTGGAG GAATTGCATTGGGTGACACTTGGATTTCACCAGAAGATTTTGTG TTTTCATGGGGTCCTCTCCTCAAAGATGTCTCCAGGCTAGACAACAATGGCCTAAAAAAATCAAACAG TTTGGCTGAGCAAATTAAACAAGAACTTGATGCCGGTGAGTTCGAAGAGGCTACCGACTCATGGAGCGAGCTCGAGGATGTTATTACTACTAGCAGTAACTCAGTT GATTTCTACAATTTCCTATTGGATTCAGGGATGGACCCTGTATCATTAACAGCTTCGGAGCTATCTCAGCACATAGCTATTAACCGGTACTCGAGATATTTGAATTCAATGAGGTCTACTGCAGGTGGTGATGGTGATCTTGATAGTTTAATGAATGGTGTGATAAAAAAGAAACTGAAGATTATACCAAAAGATGTTCA ATGGGGTGGGCAATCAGATCTTGTTTTCTCTGCATTAGAAGCAGATTTCATGAAGCCAAGGATCGATGAG GTTGATGAGTTGCTGGCTAAAGGAGTCAATATGACCATTTACAGCGGCCAA TTAGATGTCATCTGCTCAACAAAAGGAACCGAAGCATGGGTGTCAAAGCTCAA ATGGGATGGGCTGAGAAGTTTCTTGAGCATGGATAGAACACCAATCTATTGCGGGCAAGAAAAGATGACAAAGggttatttcaaattttacaaGAACTTACATTTCTACTGGATTCTTGGAGCTGGCCACTTT GTACCGGTTGACCAGCCCTGTGTGGCACTGAGCATGATTCGTGGCGTCACTCAGTCTCCAGTCGCATAG